GCTCGCGGCTCTGGACGATGACATCGTCTCCGCGCTCAAGCGTCTTCTCGATCATGCCGCGCGCGCGTGAGTCGGCGGGGATCACCTCCGCGACCGCCTGGAAGCGCATCATCAAGCCCTGAAGCCCTTGGAGAAGCGTGTCGTGCAACTCACGGGCAATCCGTTCCCGCTCCTCGACGCGCGCCTCGACGCGCGCACGGATCCCCCTCGCTATGCTCCGGGTCCGCCACCTGACCAGTGCTACGAGGGAGAGGATGATCAAGAGTGCGAGAAGCGCCGCGAACCACCAGGTCTGATAAAAATGCGGGGAGATCGAGAACTCGACCGAGGCGCCATCCTTGTTCCAGACACCGTCGCCATTCGAGGCAATCACCTGAAACCGGTAGTGACCTGGAGACAAGTTGGCATAGTCGGCCTGCCGCCTACCGTTTGCATCGACCCAATCCTTATCGAAACCGATCAGTCGGTAGCGGAACCTGTTCGCTGCGGGATCGGTAAAGCTCAGCGCGGTAAATTCGATCGCAATTCGCAATGTGCCGGCCGGCAGGTTGGGCGATGGCCCGCCCAGTGGCACAGCGCGATCGTCGGCAAGGAGCGACCGAACTGCGACCGGCGGTGCAAGCACGTTCCGGTCGAGCCGCGTTGGGTCGACCCAGGCAAGCCCGCGGTTTGTCGCGAACCACACGCGTCCCGAAGCATCTTCGGCGACATCCGACATGTTGTAAGCATCTGAACGCGCCTGCAGACCAAGATCGCGGCCGAAGATGAAAGCGGGTAGTTTTCGCGCCGGGTTGTCGAACGCCGCATTGAGATCAGCAGTGCTAATTTTTGCGATCCCCTGCGCGGTAATGATCCAGGTGCTCTTGTCGGGGCGAGGCAGGATGCCGCCAACGTTGACGAGGAACGGATGACGGCTGTCGTCGATGGTTTGAAACCGATGACCATCATATCTGGCGATGCCGTGTTCACCTCCGATGAGAAGTCCTCCCGGAATCGCGGTCACCGTCTTGATGAAACCGACAGGAATGTTCCGCCCTTGCCATAGCGTTGACAACCGGCCGCCACGGAAGCGACGCAGGCCTTCCAGCGCGCGGTAGAAAATCAGATCTCCGGGGCCAAGGGATCGGATCATCATCGGATGGGCACCGCCGGTAATAGGGCCAGAAGCCGGTGCTACTTTGCCGCCGCTGAGCACATAGAGATCGCGGGCCCCGACTACCCAGTCGCCATTCCCCATAGACGCGCAAGCAGGAGCGATACTCTTCGACGTTGGGTCGAAGATGGTGCGGGAAACGCTGCCATCCAATCCTACAACGTAAAGTCCGAACGTCGTCGACATCAGGACGCGGCCACGCTCGTCGCCGCAGATTGTACCGGTAATACCGTCGAACGAGAACACCTGTCTCGCATGAGTCGAGGCCCCGGAAATTCGATAGAGTCCGGTGACCGTTCCGACAGACAGCGCCTTTGAGGCCGGGTCGCGGACGAAGCCGGTCATCAGAGGCGGAACCGTCGCGTCAATGTGGACCGCCACCGCAGATAAGCGGTCCAGTCCACCAGCGCTTCCCACCCAGATATTTCCTTCGCGATCCTCGAAGATGGAACTCGCGATCGGGCCGAGGATTCCAGGAAAAACCTCGACACCGGCTTCGGAAATATTCGCCTCAGCCGACCGTTTGAGAGCCGACGCGGTGACCCTGACCAGGCCCTTCTCGCTCGCAGTGATCCATAAAGATCCGTCCCGATCGAGAAGCACCTTGCGACCGATCACGGTTCCGCGAGCTGAAGGAATCATGATCTTGTGACCACTTCCATCGAGCCGGCGAAGGCCATCATCGTCGAGAATCCAAGCATTACCGTCGGAATCGCGCGAGAGAGCCGACTGCTGGCCGGCTTGCGCCGGCAGCTTGGAATAGGTTTTCGTTCGCGGGTCGATACTCAGGACCGTGTGGAAGAGTGACAACACAATCCTGCCGTTCGGTTCGGTCAGGATGTCGTGCGGCGCTTGCTGTGGCGCCGCCGTCTCAAGGTTGAGCCAATGCGAGCGTCCGTCCTTGAAGTACCGAAGCCGCTTTGTGGTCGCGCCCGGCGTCATCGCCCAAATCGCGCCGTCCGTCCCTTCCGCGAACAGTTGGGCCGTCCCGCGCGGCGTCCCATCGTTCACACTGTGGAGCTTTCCGTTTCGATAGACGGCAAACCCTCCATAGTCGTAGCCGACCCAGAGATCGCCATTTCGGGCGGCAAGAAGCGCGGTTACCTGGAGTGAGCGCGCCGGATCTCGGTCGACAGGCTGGATCAGCTCGAACATGATTCCATCGAACCGATAGAGGCCGGTCGCTGTACCGAGCCAGATGAAGCCGTCGGCGGTCTGGGCGATAGCGAGGATATTCGCGGGAGCGCCATCGGCGATCGACCACTTGGCGTGACGCAATTCGGAGATGGGCTGTGCTGGATCGAGCGCCCGCGCGGGTCCTCCGCAGCAGATGAGCAAGCTGACCGCGAACAGGGCAGCCACGCCATAACGCCATCCAAAGGTCCTGAACGGAAATGGTCGAGACTGGTCCACAGGGCATCCTATCGCAGCTTCGCGAGAGGTCACGGGGTTTTGGTCGGCGAAAGCGGCTCGCGTTGGCTTTTACTCACACTAACCGATCCGCTCGAGATACCCGTGGATCGCCTGGATTACGACGGAGCCCTCCCCAACCCCGGATGCGACCCGTTTGACCGACCCTGCTCGGACGTCGCCCACCGCGTAGATGCCCGCCGTCGCCGTCTCGTACGGCGATCCCAGCGGCTGTCCCTCTGCGTCACGCCCAGTGAGGACGAAGCCATTGTCGTCGAGCGCCAAGCAGTCGCGGAGCCAGTCCGTGTTGGGCTCGGCCCCGATCATCACGAAGAGCGCTCCGCACGGAATGCGGGTCGTCTCGCCGGTGCGGATATTGCGCCACTCAACCTCTTGCAGACCGGCGTCGCCCGCAACTGCCGAAACCTCGCTGTAGGTATGAAGCGTGATCCGGGGCGAGAGATCGATCCGCTGAACCAGATAGTCGGACATGGTCGCGGCGAGCCCGTCCTTGCGAACAAGGATGTGGACGTGCCCGACATGCCGCGACAGGAAGACTGCCGCCTGTCCCGCGGAATTTCCGCCACCAACGACGACCACATTGCGGCCTTCGCACAGCTTCGCCTCCATCGCAGTCGCGGCATATTGGATGCCGGCGCCCTCATAAGTCTCGTAACCAGGGACATCGAGCCGCCGGTACCGCGCACCGGTGGCGACAACGACGGAGGACGACCGCACCTTCTGACCGTCCTCAAGTTCGAGCACGAACGGGTGCTTCGAACAGTCGAGCGAACTCACCATCCGCGATACCGCGATCCTGGCGCCGAACTTCTGCGCCTGGACCTGCGCACGTCCGGCTAGCGCCTGGCCGGAAATCCCCGTCGGGAAGCCGAGATAATTCTCGATGCGGCTGCTCGTCCCGGCCTGTCCACCCGGCGCCAGCGCCTCGATCACGACAGTCTTCAGACCCTCGGATGCCGCATAGGTGGCGGCCGCGAGCCCGGCCGGTCCAGCTCCGACGACCGCCACATCCCAGACATCGTCATCGGCAAAGCGGTCCGTGAGCCCCAGGCGATCGGCGAACTCCACGGTCGATGGATTGCGCAGAATGCTCCGGTCGGGCGTGATGACGGCCGGCAGATCCGCCAGCTCAAGCCCCAGCTCCTGTAGGAGGTCAATCGCGAGCGGGTCGGCGACCGTGTCGATGAGCTTCAGCGGGTACCCGTTGCGCGTCGCGAAGCGCTCGAGACGCAATGTGTCAGCGTTCGCCGCCGGGCCGATCAGCGTGATGCCGGCTTCGCCGTGATGGAGGAAGCCCATGCGGCGCAGGATGAAGGCGCGCATGATGATCTCGGCGATATCGGGCTCGCCCGAAAGCAGCCGCCGGAAGCTCTTCGCGGGCACGCGGATCACCCGTGCGGCGGTCAGCGCGCGGGCAGAAACGAGCAGCGCCCGCGCACTTACATGGTCGAGTTCGCCGCTGAACTGGCCATGTCGGTGGACGGTCAGAAGCCGCTCTTCGTCCTCGGCATTTCCGGCAAAGAAGATACCGACCTCACCTGTGATGATCAGGAAGAAATCCGCGTCGCGTTCGCCGCGCGCGAACAGGGTCGTGCCGGCGGCGAGCTTCTCTTCCGTGCCATAATGTGCGGTGCGCTCGATCATATCGGCCGAGAAGACCGGATAGATCTGCGCAGCCCGCGCATAGGGATCGTCACCCTCGACCATCGCGATCAACCCGCCCTCCCGGTCCATCCCTGGAGGAATTCGAGGAGGAGCGCATTGACTGCCTCGGGCCGTTCCTCGTGCGGTAGGTGACCACAGCGATCGATCGGCACGGCGCGCAAATTCTCGGCCATCTCGCTCCAGACCTTGGGCATGTCGAACATCTCGCCGACCGCACCAAAGTTCGCGCCCCACAGCGCGAGCGTCGGGCACGCGATCTTGACGTCGGCGTCCTCAAGGTCCTGGGCCACGTCCTCGGCATTGGCGCGGTAGTCGGCCATCGCGCCGCGCACGGCTCCCGGTGCACGATAGGCGCGGACATAGGTGTCGAACGCCTCGCCGCTGATCGCGGCCGGGTCGTACGCCCAGTCGGAGAAGAACCAGCGCAACCACTGCTCCTCCTTGCCGGAGATCAGCGTCTCGGGGAGGTCGGGGATCAGATGGAAGAGGAAGAACCAATAGGCTTTGGCGATGCGCGCATCGAGGTCGCGGGCGACGATCCGGGTCGGAACATTGTCCATCACCACCAGCCGGTCGACCCGATCGGGATAGTCCTTGGCAAAGCGGGTCGCGACGCGCGCGCCCCGGTCGTGTCCGACCAGCGCGATCTTGTTGATCCCGAGCTTGTCGAGCAGGGCTGCGAGATCGCGCGCCATGTTCCGCTTGTCGTAGCCCGACGCTGGCTTTTCGGTTTCGCCATAACCTCGCAGATCGGGGACGATCAGCCGGTAGAGTTCGCCCAGCACCGGGATCTGGTGGCGCCACGCGAAGTTCGTCTCGGGAAAGCCGTGCAGCAGCACGACCGGGGCGCCCTCGCCGGCGTCGATGAAATTCTGACGGATGCCGTTGGCGCGGATGGTATGGTTCTCCAGGCGGATCATGGCTGCGTCCTGTTGAGGGTGTAATTGAGGGGAACCCATTCGAAGCGATCAGCACCGGTGCGCCGAATGTGGCCGACACCCGGGAAGGAGATGTGGGCGCCTGCGACGAGCCACTTTTCCGAAGCAGCTTGCGCTATCAGCTTTTCTCGCGCCGCAACGGCCATCGGCACGTTCCAGTCGTAGCGGATCGCCACATTGGGATCGGGAAACTGGACTGGCGCCATATGCACCGTGTCGCCCCAGAACAGCAGGCTCTGACCGCCGTCCTGCAGCAGGTAGACGGTGTGGCCCGGGGTGTGGCCCGGAGCCGCTATCGGCGTCAGACCCGGCACCAGCGCCGCGCCTTCGTCGAAGAGCTTTACCCGTCCGCTCTGCTGATAAGGCAACACGACCTTCTGCACGGCCGGGAAGAAGGGCTTGAGCAGATCGTTGACCGTCGCCTGATTGCGATTGTCGAGCCAGAAGTCCGCTTCCTTGCGCGGGATGTGGATGATGGCCTTGGAGAAAACGGGTTGCCCGTCGAGCACCAGTCCGCCGGCATGGTCCTCGTGCAGGTGCGTGATGAACACGTCGTCGACCTGATCCGGCGTGTAGCCGGCCGCCGCTATCGCCCGCTTCAGACCACCGCCGTCCTTGCCGTAGAGATTGCCGGCGCCTGTATCGATAAGGACGAGCCGGCCATCCATGTTGACGAGAAAGGCGTTGATCATCCCTTCG
This genomic window from Sphingomonas abietis contains:
- a CDS encoding MBL fold metallo-hydrolase; translated protein: MRSLILFAAAPLALALASHAMAQQTLPSAAPSTAQVGGQAPGYFRFFVGRFEVTALLDGTHPFPSDKVAVGATEDQVAATLKDDFLPLRYEGMINAFLVNMDGRLVLIDTGAGNLYGKDGGGLKRAIAAAGYTPDQVDDVFITHLHEDHAGGLVLDGQPVFSKAIIHIPRKEADFWLDNRNQATVNDLLKPFFPAVQKVVLPYQQSGRVKLFDEGAALVPGLTPIAAPGHTPGHTVYLLQDGGQSLLFWGDTVHMAPVQFPDPNVAIRYDWNVPMAVAAREKLIAQAASEKWLVAGAHISFPGVGHIRRTGADRFEWVPLNYTLNRTQP
- a CDS encoding alpha/beta fold hydrolase, with protein sequence MIRLENHTIRANGIRQNFIDAGEGAPVVLLHGFPETNFAWRHQIPVLGELYRLIVPDLRGYGETEKPASGYDKRNMARDLAALLDKLGINKIALVGHDRGARVATRFAKDYPDRVDRLVVMDNVPTRIVARDLDARIAKAYWFFLFHLIPDLPETLISGKEEQWLRWFFSDWAYDPAAISGEAFDTYVRAYRAPGAVRGAMADYRANAEDVAQDLEDADVKIACPTLALWGANFGAVGEMFDMPKVWSEMAENLRAVPIDRCGHLPHEERPEAVNALLLEFLQGWTGRAG
- a CDS encoding FAD-dependent oxidoreductase translates to MIERTAHYGTEEKLAAGTTLFARGERDADFFLIITGEVGIFFAGNAEDEERLLTVHRHGQFSGELDHVSARALLVSARALTAARVIRVPAKSFRRLLSGEPDIAEIIMRAFILRRMGFLHHGEAGITLIGPAANADTLRLERFATRNGYPLKLIDTVADPLAIDLLQELGLELADLPAVITPDRSILRNPSTVEFADRLGLTDRFADDDVWDVAVVGAGPAGLAAATYAASEGLKTVVIEALAPGGQAGTSSRIENYLGFPTGISGQALAGRAQVQAQKFGARIAVSRMVSSLDCSKHPFVLELEDGQKVRSSSVVVATGARYRRLDVPGYETYEGAGIQYAATAMEAKLCEGRNVVVVGGGNSAGQAAVFLSRHVGHVHILVRKDGLAATMSDYLVQRIDLSPRITLHTYSEVSAVAGDAGLQEVEWRNIRTGETTRIPCGALFVMIGAEPNTDWLRDCLALDDNGFVLTGRDAEGQPLGSPYETATAGIYAVGDVRAGSVKRVASGVGEGSVVIQAIHGYLERIG
- a CDS encoding sensor histidine kinase, coding for MAALFAVSLLICCGGPARALDPAQPISELRHAKWSIADGAPANILAIAQTADGFIWLGTATGLYRFDGIMFELIQPVDRDPARSLQVTALLAARNGDLWVGYDYGGFAVYRNGKLHSVNDGTPRGTAQLFAEGTDGAIWAMTPGATTKRLRYFKDGRSHWLNLETAAPQQAPHDILTEPNGRIVLSLFHTVLSIDPRTKTYSKLPAQAGQQSALSRDSDGNAWILDDDGLRRLDGSGHKIMIPSARGTVIGRKVLLDRDGSLWITASEKGLVRVTASALKRSAEANISEAGVEVFPGILGPIASSIFEDREGNIWVGSAGGLDRLSAVAVHIDATVPPLMTGFVRDPASKALSVGTVTGLYRISGASTHARQVFSFDGITGTICGDERGRVLMSTTFGLYVVGLDGSVSRTIFDPTSKSIAPACASMGNGDWVVGARDLYVLSGGKVAPASGPITGGAHPMMIRSLGPGDLIFYRALEGLRRFRGGRLSTLWQGRNIPVGFIKTVTAIPGGLLIGGEHGIARYDGHRFQTIDDSRHPFLVNVGGILPRPDKSTWIITAQGIAKISTADLNAAFDNPARKLPAFIFGRDLGLQARSDAYNMSDVAEDASGRVWFATNRGLAWVDPTRLDRNVLAPPVAVRSLLADDRAVPLGGPSPNLPAGTLRIAIEFTALSFTDPAANRFRYRLIGFDKDWVDANGRRQADYANLSPGHYRFQVIASNGDGVWNKDGASVEFSISPHFYQTWWFAALLALLIILSLVALVRWRTRSIARGIRARVEARVEERERIARELHDTLLQGLQGLMMRFQAVAEVIPADSRARGMIEKTLERGDDVIVQSRERVRDLRASAPGELEKHIEALGFEEVVVRVAGSPRPICGPVIDELVAIVSEALSNARQHARARQVSVEIGHGRRALDVIVRDDGDGIDHAILTNGGRGGHFGLQGMRERAEALGATFKIESSREKGTLVHVRVPARIAYRSWSWWPWQRRIEGDL